A portion of the Psilocybe cubensis strain MGC-MH-2018 chromosome 10, whole genome shotgun sequence genome contains these proteins:
- a CDS encoding ABC1 family protein C10F6.14c has product MPLPMQKPCPKQDPYISFVKAHVESTSDANSQSSTSSINNPEPSKPRSCTSASGSGYLTCFRLTEGCTSSLGAHLSILTLFRFSEISGRQAIAANAAALPEPIQKQFASLFDDAPQVPYSTIHRVFVNELGQPPSGPNGVFEVFEEKAVASASIAQVHKAKLWPTRDESGRVVDEGKWVAVKVQKPDVAKQMEWDIAAFRSVMWMFEHWAFDLPVYFVVELDFSRKLYFINPLDSVVVPLPGTPSQRRLTELLSAQMFQFGQAHYDLHPGNILIRPSPTNRTQPQVLPEEFKREWAELWRAMLVGDFSGVKSVAERWGFGPLPDLVASFVMMRPTILRKGREVKKTDSGAEKTRKDGENEDRDNEKKRERMSEYELSLKMKQRLKEFLADTDRMPKVILFLNRNMRIMQGNNASFGSPVNGVKITGYWASKAPTRNTHLTFSERTREWYNHTRFQLSMFSMDFAIWKALVGFWLRTLPARMHARDALPRDDGRGTG; this is encoded by the exons ATGCCCCTTCCTAT GCAAAAGCCTTGCCCCAAGCAAGATCCTTACATATCTTTTGTTAAGGCTCATGTCGAGTCAACTTCAGATGCCAATTCCCAGAGTTCTACTTCTAGCATCAACAACCCCGAACCGTCGAAGCCCCGGAGTTGCACGAGCGCGTCGGGCAGCGGGTATTTGACCTGCTTTCGACTAACGGAGGGTTGTACATCAAGTTTGGGTGCGCACCTTAGCATCCTTACACTGTTTCGCTTCTCTGAGATCAGTGGAAGGCAAGCGATAGCTGCGAACGCAGCGGCGCTCCCAGAGCCGATCCAGAAGCAGTTCGCCAGCCTGTTCGACGACGCACCGCAGGTTCCCTACTCAACCATCCACCGTGTATTTGTAAATGAGTTGGGGCAGCCTCCGAGCGGGCCCAACGGTGTATTTGAGgtatttgaagaaaaggctGTGGCCAGCGCAAGCATCGCGCAAGTGCACAAGGCAAAGCTCTGGCCCACGCGCGATGAGAGTGGACGTGTGGTAGACGAGGGAAAGTGGGTTGCAGTAAAGGTACAGAAGCCTGACGTGGCAAAGCAAATGGAGTGGGACATTGCTGCGTTCCGCTCTGTTATGTGGATGTTTGAGCATTGGGCGTTTGATCTGCCCGTATATTTCGTCGTTG AACTAGACTTCAGCAGGAAGCTCTACTTTATCAACCCCCTCGACAGCGTCGTCGTTCCTCTACCCGGTACACCCAGCCAAAGGCGCCTCACTGAGCTGTTGTCCGCGCAGATGTTTCAGTTTGGACAGGCGCACTACGATTTACACCCGGGTAACATCCTCATACGCCCCTCGCCTACAAACCGCACCCAGCCGCAAGTC CTTCCTGAAGAATTCAAGAGGGAGTGGGCGGAGCTGTGGCGGGCGATGCTGGTGGGTGATTTTAGTGGAGTGAAGAGTGTTGCGGAGCGATGGGGGTTCGGCCCGTTACCTGATTTGGTGGCGAGCTTTGTGATGATGCGGCCGACGATTTTGAGGAAGGGGAGAGAGGTCAAGAAGACTGATTCAGGGGCAGAGAAAACGAGAAAAGACGGAGAAAACGAGGATAGAGATaacgagaaaaagagagaacgGATGTCAGAGTACGAGCTCAGTctgaagatgaagcagaGGCTGAAGGAATTTTTGGCGGACACGGATCGGATGCCCAAAGTCATTCTGTTTCTGAACAGAAATATGCGGATAATGCAAG GGAACAACGCGTCATTCGGCAGTCCCGTCAATGGCGTCAAAATCACAGGCTACTGGGCTTCAAAGGCACCCACTCGAAACACTCACCTCACATTCTCCGAGCGCACACGGGAGTGGTACAACCACACACGCTTTCAGCTCAGCATGTTCAGCATGGACTTCGCCATTTGGAAGGCATTGGTCGGGTTCTGGTTGCGCACACTTCCCGCTCGGATGCACGCTCGGGATGCACTGCCACGCGACGATGGCAGGGGAACAGGATGA